The Flavobacterium praedii genome window below encodes:
- a CDS encoding RluA family pseudouridine synthase, which translates to MKIISNKSNLQILHEDNHLIVVNKRVGDIVQGDKTGDKPLSDVVKEYIKDKYNKPGEVFLGVVHRLDRPTSGIVVFARTSKALTRMNELFSNRETQKTYWAVVKNKPSKNEDKLVHYIKRNEKNNTSKAHLKEVPDSKLASLEYKIIKELDNYFGLEILLHTGRHHQIRAQLAAIGSPIKGDLKYGFDRSNPDGGIHLHARKLVFIHPVTKENITIIAPTPEDVIWNAI; encoded by the coding sequence ATGAAAATAATTTCAAACAAATCCAATCTCCAAATTCTACATGAAGACAATCACTTAATCGTGGTTAATAAGCGTGTAGGTGATATTGTGCAGGGAGACAAAACAGGAGATAAACCTTTGAGTGATGTTGTAAAAGAATACATCAAAGATAAATACAACAAACCTGGTGAAGTTTTTCTAGGTGTGGTTCATCGTTTAGATCGTCCTACCTCTGGAATTGTTGTTTTTGCAAGAACTAGCAAAGCTTTGACACGTATGAATGAGCTATTTAGCAATAGAGAAACTCAAAAAACCTATTGGGCCGTTGTTAAAAATAAACCCTCCAAGAACGAAGACAAACTGGTACATTATATCAAAAGAAACGAAAAAAACAACACTTCAAAAGCCCATCTCAAAGAAGTACCTGACAGCAAGTTGGCTAGTTTAGAATATAAAATTATCAAAGAGTTAGACAATTACTTTGGCCTCGAAATTCTTTTACACACAGGAAGACACCACCAAATACGTGCACAACTCGCTGCTATTGGTTCTCCTATAAAAGGGGATTTAAAATACGGTTTTGATCGTAGTAATCCTGATGGAGGAATCCATCTTCATGCCAGAAAACTTGTCTTTATTCACCCCGTTACAAAAGAGAATATAACTATAATAGCTCCTACTCCCGAAGATGTAATTTGGAATGCCATTTAA
- a CDS encoding aldehyde dehydrogenase produces MNYKSDIQSRKESLIKLLDVIIKHENEIIQALYDDFKKPKFEAIATETSYIITELKDTIKNIHNWSKPKRVRPSLLNFPSTDYIIKEPYGKVLIIAPWNYPFQLALCPMISAVAAGNQVVLKPSELTPKTSAIILEIIEKVFQHEQVTVIEGGVEETQNLLAQRWDYIFFTGSVAVGKIVAKAAAKHLTPVTLELGGKNPCIIDETANLKLAAKRIVWGKFLNAGQTCIAPDYILIQKDMKSHFVDFMKKEITKAFGINPIDSPDFARIINEKNWHRLSSMIEPQKVIFGGDTAIKQCYIAPTLIVEDNLDSLLMKEEIFGPILPIISYKEEIEISKIISNYEKPLALYVFSDDKIFAKKMVSTFSFGGGCINDTVSHFSNKRLPFGGVGHSGMGAYHGQLSFDLFSHHKGIVKKANWLDIKLRYAPYTNKIETLKKLLKWL; encoded by the coding sequence ATGAATTACAAATCAGACATTCAGTCCAGAAAAGAATCCCTTATTAAACTTTTGGATGTCATAATCAAACATGAAAATGAAATCATCCAAGCTTTATATGATGATTTCAAGAAGCCTAAATTTGAAGCTATAGCTACTGAAACGAGTTACATTATAACAGAATTAAAAGATACTATAAAAAATATCCATAATTGGTCTAAACCAAAAAGGGTAAGACCATCTCTACTAAATTTTCCTTCCACCGACTATATTATTAAAGAACCTTATGGAAAAGTATTAATAATAGCGCCATGGAATTATCCTTTTCAACTGGCACTTTGCCCAATGATTTCAGCTGTTGCAGCAGGTAATCAAGTGGTTTTAAAACCCTCAGAATTAACCCCAAAGACTTCTGCAATAATTCTTGAAATTATAGAAAAAGTATTCCAACACGAACAGGTAACAGTAATAGAAGGCGGTGTAGAAGAAACACAAAATTTACTAGCCCAAAGATGGGATTATATCTTTTTTACGGGAAGTGTAGCCGTAGGTAAAATTGTAGCCAAAGCAGCAGCAAAACACCTAACTCCTGTAACTCTTGAACTAGGCGGAAAAAACCCATGTATTATTGACGAAACTGCCAATTTAAAACTCGCCGCTAAGCGAATTGTTTGGGGTAAATTTTTAAATGCAGGACAAACATGCATTGCACCCGATTATATTTTGATACAAAAAGACATGAAAAGTCATTTTGTCGATTTTATGAAAAAAGAAATCACAAAAGCATTTGGAATAAATCCAATAGATTCTCCCGATTTTGCCCGAATTATAAATGAAAAAAACTGGCATCGATTGAGTAGTATGATCGAACCTCAAAAAGTAATTTTTGGTGGTGATACTGCCATTAAACAATGTTATATAGCGCCAACTCTAATTGTTGAGGATAACCTTGACAGTTTATTGATGAAGGAAGAAATATTTGGTCCAATTTTACCAATCATAAGCTATAAAGAAGAAATAGAAATCTCTAAAATTATTTCAAATTATGAAAAACCTTTAGCGCTGTATGTTTTTTCAGATGATAAAATATTTGCTAAAAAAATGGTTTCCACTTTTTCATTTGGTGGAGGTTGTATAAATGATACTGTCAGTCATTTTTCTAATAAAAGATTGCCTTTTGGAGGTGTTGGTCATAGCGGAATGGGAGCTTATCATGGGCAATTGAGTTTTGACCTTTTTTCCCATCATAAAGGAATAGTAAAAAAAGCAAATTGGTTGGATATCAAACTTAGATATGCACCCTATACAAATAAAATAGAAACACTAAAAAAATTATTGAAATGGCTATAA
- a CDS encoding nitroreductase family protein → MAITNEKSVSEAIQYRRSVRIFKKEPLDEQKVKECIHLATLAATSSNMQLWEFYHITTKEIIDQIATASFDQNGAKTAQQLVVVVARKDLWRKRVQSNISFLKSQYGNKPETEYSKREKFALNYYKKIVPTIYFDIFGVLGYIKYFAFQIIGLFKPIYRQARESDMRVVAHKSAALAAQNFMISMAAINYDTCPMEGFDSLRVKKIINLPNSSEITMILGCGIRDEQGIYGERFRIPFEDVYHKV, encoded by the coding sequence ATGGCTATAACAAATGAAAAATCAGTAAGCGAAGCCATACAATATCGTCGCTCCGTAAGAATTTTTAAAAAAGAACCATTAGACGAGCAAAAAGTAAAAGAGTGTATCCATTTAGCGACATTAGCAGCTACGAGCAGTAATATGCAACTTTGGGAATTCTACCACATAACTACCAAAGAGATAATTGACCAAATTGCTACAGCCAGTTTTGACCAAAACGGAGCAAAAACGGCACAACAATTGGTTGTTGTAGTAGCTCGAAAAGATTTATGGCGCAAAAGAGTTCAATCCAACATATCCTTTTTAAAATCACAATACGGCAACAAACCAGAAACCGAATATTCTAAAAGAGAAAAATTTGCTTTAAATTATTATAAAAAAATTGTTCCAACTATTTATTTCGATATTTTTGGTGTTTTAGGCTATATAAAATATTTTGCCTTTCAAATTATCGGGCTTTTCAAACCAATCTACAGACAAGCTAGGGAAAGTGACATGCGCGTTGTTGCTCATAAAAGTGCTGCACTAGCCGCCCAAAATTTTATGATAAGCATGGCAGCCATAAACTACGATACTTGTCCAATGGAAGGATTTGATTCATTAAGAGTCAAAAAAATAATAAATTTACCCAATAGTTCAGAAATCACAATGATTCTGGGTTGTGGCATTCGAGATGAACAAGGCATTTATGGAGAACGTTTCCGAATTCCATTTGAAGATGTCTATCATAAAGTATAA
- a CDS encoding PAS domain S-box protein: MKELFHSNLFLLILFLFLIYGMFYAYTKTYTILKNKDNVSSDDSEKREYQLYLLFFGLVIPFIEIVFEVSHVRPKSLLINNFGIGLFFLLLFLLSERSTYLYNRIKSIYMFLFYVYFILIGYNIIQLPEDPIPSFAFIVAFFFSYIIIKPVKKYLIFSGLILCFLMTIYVFDLVNIKKIATLFNYSILAFIINYIRHVSLTKIQEKYNFTNEIVNKGNSLTIATNKKGEVSFCSETITSILGYTPIEVMGMGFWELTEDPEFIGLDYHNNFIDNRLYVRKLKCKNGEYKFIQWIDKKFDDDSIIGIGQDVTNEINIRKQYENLVQAANDIIYEVDNTGTFTFVNDYTIKLLGYAKEEFLTKTFPSIISKGYVYNTMSFYRRIKDIEENFTTLEFPIIKKNGEEVWISQNVFIRKNSFDEITGYSGIARDITLFKNLELENYKRQQKVEKYSKTLKEIAVLNHSNPDNNELTFDKILKETSKTLDVNRASYWEYESENFVCKKLYDSKTNTFDKGVFFGKNENLSYFEKLENKLQFVVSNIRSHTTNNKKNQDYIYKNHIYSTIDTPIFIDGKLKGILSFESTYQIREWDNEDINFAKSISDLIVIALASQMRAEIERRLAYKSELLLIINENTNQFLLQKNNKKLIKKIINEVGKITKSERISFFQKNPKTNLFDQKCMWINATQDFQNIHPNLINIEFSEFENIIKDIPSHQFFENIKDKIQNKNIKSYLNQLNPNSMLFFPVFIKNELDSFFVFDDSAKERIWNNDEISILQLLVKNISTSMERNINESIIEESEERFRLLANNIPGTVYLSNYDEKYSKIYLNDEIEKLTGYPKSDFLENKLFFVDLILPEDFENVILKNKDALKEKKSLHIIYRIKHKNESIVWVEEFGDSIIKNGKIAFMEGILIDITQKKKNESIIKEKELAEAANKAKSEFLANMSHEIRTPLNGIIGYTDLLMNSKLENTQKKYMNTINQSANLLMEVINDILDFSKIESGKLELNIEKYSINDIVTQIKELINYQANSKNLEISYTIDENVPKCVWVDYIRLKQILINLLTNAVKFTNAGKIELLISTVEAQRNYSTLRFSVIDTGIGIRKSNQKIIFQAFSQEDSSTTKKFGGTGLGLTISNQLLSLMNSHLQIKSQFNVGSTFYFDIKLKSSNKFKNEKSIEVTYPEILNPILKFNTLKTKILIVEDNKINMLLTKTLLKQIIPNCIIFESENGEIAIAKTFDIRPDIIFMDIQMPIVNGYEATTKIRESNDHKNTLIIALTAGTVVGEREKCIAAGMNDYLSKPIIKKTLEDKLEKWLITNNSIL, from the coding sequence ATGAAAGAATTATTTCACAGCAATTTATTTTTATTAATACTATTTCTATTTTTAATATATGGAATGTTTTATGCTTATACTAAAACATATACTATTTTAAAAAACAAAGACAACGTTTCTAGTGATGATTCTGAAAAAAGAGAATACCAACTATATTTGTTGTTTTTTGGATTAGTAATCCCCTTCATAGAGATAGTTTTTGAAGTATCTCATGTTAGACCAAAAAGCTTATTAATTAATAATTTTGGAATTGGACTTTTCTTTTTATTATTATTTTTATTAAGTGAGAGATCAACGTATTTATACAATAGAATTAAAAGCATTTATATGTTCTTATTCTATGTCTACTTTATTTTAATTGGATATAATATCATCCAATTACCAGAAGATCCAATTCCTTCTTTTGCTTTCATAGTAGCATTCTTCTTTTCGTACATCATCATAAAACCTGTAAAAAAGTATTTAATTTTTTCAGGATTAATTTTATGTTTTTTGATGACAATTTATGTTTTTGATTTAGTCAACATCAAAAAAATTGCTACCCTTTTTAACTACTCCATTTTAGCATTTATTATAAATTATATCAGACATGTTTCGTTAACTAAAATTCAAGAGAAATATAATTTTACAAATGAAATTGTAAACAAAGGAAACTCCCTTACCATTGCTACAAACAAAAAGGGTGAAGTTTCTTTTTGCAGTGAAACCATTACATCCATTTTAGGTTATACACCAATTGAAGTTATGGGAATGGGATTTTGGGAACTTACAGAGGACCCAGAATTTATAGGATTAGATTATCATAATAATTTCATCGACAATCGTCTTTATGTTCGAAAATTAAAATGTAAAAATGGAGAATACAAATTTATTCAATGGATTGATAAAAAGTTCGATGATGATTCTATTATCGGAATTGGGCAAGACGTTACAAATGAAATTAACATTAGAAAACAATATGAAAACTTGGTTCAAGCTGCCAATGATATCATATATGAAGTAGACAATACTGGAACATTTACTTTTGTTAATGATTATACTATAAAATTACTCGGTTACGCAAAGGAAGAATTTCTTACAAAAACTTTTCCATCCATCATCAGTAAAGGCTATGTTTATAATACAATGAGTTTTTACAGAAGGATAAAAGATATTGAAGAAAATTTTACTACTCTAGAGTTTCCAATTATAAAAAAGAATGGCGAAGAAGTATGGATTTCTCAAAACGTATTTATTAGAAAAAACAGTTTTGATGAAATCACGGGTTATTCCGGAATTGCTAGAGATATCACCTTGTTTAAAAATCTTGAATTAGAAAACTATAAAAGACAACAAAAAGTTGAAAAATATAGCAAAACTTTAAAAGAAATTGCAGTATTAAATCACTCTAATCCCGATAATAACGAACTGACTTTTGATAAAATTTTAAAAGAAACATCTAAAACTTTAGATGTAAATAGAGCTAGTTATTGGGAATATGAATCTGAAAATTTTGTTTGCAAAAAATTATATGATTCCAAAACAAATACTTTTGACAAAGGTGTTTTTTTTGGTAAAAATGAAAATTTAAGTTATTTTGAAAAATTAGAAAACAAACTTCAATTTGTAGTTTCAAATATTAGATCTCATACTACAAACAATAAAAAAAATCAAGATTACATCTATAAAAACCACATATACTCAACAATCGATACACCAATTTTTATCGATGGAAAACTAAAAGGTATCTTGTCTTTTGAATCAACTTATCAGATAAGAGAATGGGACAATGAAGATATCAATTTTGCAAAATCCATTTCTGATTTAATTGTAATTGCTTTGGCTTCACAAATGAGAGCAGAAATAGAAAGAAGACTAGCTTATAAAAGTGAGCTCCTTTTAATTATCAATGAAAATACTAATCAATTTTTATTACAAAAAAACAATAAAAAACTCATTAAGAAAATTATAAATGAGGTTGGAAAAATAACAAAGTCAGAACGCATTTCCTTTTTTCAAAAAAACCCAAAAACCAATTTATTTGATCAAAAATGCATGTGGATTAATGCAACTCAAGATTTTCAAAATATACATCCTAATTTAATAAACATCGAATTTTCTGAATTTGAAAATATAATAAAAGATATACCATCACATCAATTTTTTGAAAACATTAAAGATAAAATCCAAAACAAAAACATTAAATCATATTTAAACCAATTGAACCCAAATTCAATGTTGTTTTTTCCTGTTTTTATAAAAAATGAGTTAGATAGCTTTTTTGTTTTTGATGATTCTGCTAAAGAACGTATTTGGAATAACGATGAAATTTCTATTTTGCAATTATTAGTAAAAAACATTTCGACTTCTATGGAGCGAAATATAAATGAATCAATCATTGAAGAAAGTGAAGAACGCTTTCGATTATTGGCAAACAACATACCTGGAACCGTTTATTTATCTAATTATGATGAAAAATATTCAAAAATCTATTTAAATGATGAAATTGAAAAACTAACGGGTTACCCTAAATCTGATTTTCTAGAAAACAAACTATTTTTTGTTGATTTGATTCTCCCTGAAGATTTTGAAAATGTAATTTTAAAAAATAAAGATGCCTTAAAAGAAAAAAAATCTCTACATATAATCTACCGAATTAAACACAAAAACGAATCAATTGTTTGGGTCGAAGAATTTGGAGATTCCATTATCAAAAATGGAAAAATTGCTTTTATGGAAGGAATTCTTATTGATATTACTCAAAAAAAGAAAAATGAATCTATTATTAAAGAAAAAGAATTGGCCGAAGCAGCTAATAAAGCAAAATCAGAGTTTCTAGCAAATATGAGTCACGAGATTCGAACTCCATTAAACGGGATTATTGGTTATACCGATTTATTGATGAATTCAAAGCTTGAAAATACTCAAAAAAAATACATGAATACCATCAATCAATCTGCCAATTTATTGATGGAAGTAATTAATGACATTTTGGATTTTTCAAAAATTGAATCCGGAAAACTTGAACTGAATATAGAAAAATATTCTATAAATGATATTGTTACTCAAATTAAAGAATTAATTAATTATCAAGCCAATTCAAAAAACTTAGAAATAAGTTACACCATAGACGAAAACGTACCAAAATGTGTATGGGTAGATTATATTCGTTTAAAACAAATATTAATAAACTTATTGACGAATGCTGTAAAATTTACAAACGCAGGGAAAATTGAGTTATTGATTTCAACAGTTGAAGCACAAAGAAACTATTCAACACTTCGTTTCTCTGTTATTGACACAGGAATTGGAATTAGAAAAAGCAATCAAAAAATTATTTTCCAAGCTTTTTCTCAAGAAGATAGTTCAACTACCAAAAAATTTGGAGGAACTGGATTGGGATTAACAATTTCCAATCAATTATTAAGTTTGATGAATAGTCATTTACAAATCAAAAGTCAATTCAATGTTGGAAGTACCTTTTATTTTGATATAAAATTAAAAAGTTCAAACAAATTCAAAAACGAAAAATCAATTGAAGTTACTTATCCTGAAATACTAAATCCTATTTTAAAATTCAACACCCTAAAAACTAAAATATTAATCGTAGAAGATAACAAAATAAACATGTTATTAACTAAGACATTATTAAAACAAATTATACCAAATTGTATTATATTTGAATCGGAAAATGGTGAAATAGCTATTGCAAAAACATTTGACATTCGTCCAGACATCATTTTTATGGACATTCAAATGCCTATTGTAAATGGTTATGAGGCCACAACAAAAATAAGAGAATCTAATGATCATAAAAACACATTAATTATAGCGTTAACAGCAGGTACTGTTGTTGGGGAACGAGAAAAATGCATAGCAGCAGGCATGAATGATTATCTTTCTAAACCAATTATAAAAAAAACACTCGAGGATAAATTAGAAAAATGGCTAATAACTAATAATAGTATCTTATGA